TGATCCCTGGATCATGGCAGCTAGGGGTTCAATACGTAAAGGCAAAGATCAGAGGAGACAGCGGACAACCCTGCCTGGTACCGTTACTTATAGGGAAGGAGGGAGAGGGGGCATGCGGAAGTTTGAGAGAAGCCGTGGGAGAGGAATTAAGGCCCCGCAGTGCAGTGAGGAAAGCACCCAAGATCCCAAACTTCTTAAGAGTAGCAAACCGAAAAGGCCAGCCCAGCCTATCGAAGGCATTCTCAGCATCCAAGCTAAGGACTATGGACTGTTCAGCCCTGCGATTAACCAAGTCTATTAAAATCGATCACCCGCCTCGTGTTGTCACCCCTTTGCCTGCAGGGGATGACTCCCACCTGGTCCTTATGGATAAGTGTCGGGACGAGACAACAAAGGCGGGTTGCTAAAACTTTGGAAAACAACTTAAAAAAGTCAGTGTTCAACAGGACAGTAGGCCGATAGCTGGAGCAATCGTGGGGATCTTTCCGGGGTTTGGGTATCAGGGTAAGCAAGGAATGCAAAAAGGACTGCtggaatgttttttttgggggggggggggggcatgtcacatttagaaatcccctatggtgccataacagcaaaaataaaaaaaaataaacaaacattttgggaaattacacccctcaaggcacgttacaaggggtacagtgagcctttacaccccacaggtgtttgacgactttttgttaaagttggatgtgtaaattttatttctcttcactaaaatgcagttttcccaaatttaccatttttacaagaggttataggagaaaactgcccccccccccccaaaaaaaaaaatttttataaccccatttcttttgcgtatggaaatatcccatgtgtggatgtaaagtgctctgtcggcacactacaatgctcagaagagaaggagcgccattgggcttttggagagagaatttgtttttaatggaagtcaggggccatgcgagtttacaaagcccccatagtgccacgacagtggaccaccccccccccccccccaatgcgacCCTatttctggaaactacacccctcacagaatgtaataaggggtgcagtgagtattttcaccaaatgctcactgcaccccttattacattccatgaggggtgtagtttccaaaataaggtcacatgtggtaggggtccactgttctggcatcatgggagctttgtaaacacacattgccttcaattccagccaaattctctctccaaaagcccaatggtgctcctcttctgagccctgtagtgcgcccacagagcactttatgttcacaGATGGGGTAGTTATATACTCAGAaggaatggtgttacaaattatggggggctttttccctattaccccttgtgaaaatgaaaatacatttttttttttttttttttttttttttttactgaaatgctggtgttatcccaaatttctcattttcacgtccaactttaacaaaaattcttcaaacatctgtggggtgttgaggctcactataccttttgttacgttccgtgaggggtgtagtttccaaaatggggtcacattttttttgcatgtcagaaccgctgtaacgatcagccacccctgtgcaagtcaccTCAAATGTAGATGGCGCTCTCGCTCCTCGTTGTACGCCCGGAGCAGTTTatgtccatatatggggtatttccgtactccggaAAAAAGAcccaaatttgtaatgcaatttctccttttctctcttgtgaaaatgaaaaagtataaGGCAAAAACaggattattttttaattttttttttaatttttttttcccaacaccaacatgctggtgtagaccctaactttaccttttcataagggggtagagaaaaaaagccccccaaaatttgttatacagtttctcctgagtacagaaataccccatatgtggcactaaactgttgccttgaaattcaAAAGTgagcgcgccatgcgcatttgaggcctaaattagggatttgcatgggacagACCCAGATACAAAAATTACACTTTCCTCCGATACCAAGATTACCCTACGGCAGCGTTTTCCCAAACAGTGccaccagcttttgcaaaacttccagcatgcctggacagtcaatggcagtctggcaatactgggagttttgcacagctggaggcccgttttggaaacgctgccataccagacgtttcattttttactggggggggggggggggggggggtttcgcagcgagtttcctgctgggagtttgtgcTGCAGCGGAAGAATTGCTGCATTTCACACTTGCAGCGAGAAACGTCGCTGTAAactcccacctgtgtgaatgtaccctgtacattcacatgggggtggggcaaaactacaactcccagcccgtCCTTTGGCTGTCATTGTATGCTGGtttttttagttctgcaacagctgtaggcacactggttgcgaaacacaaacttccagcatgccctttggctttccgtgcatggtgggagttgtagttatgaaaaagtgtgcctccggctgttccaTAACTGCAGCAATCgccctttttttccccccgtgGTTGCCTCAGGACTCCCCCAGGGGTTGgcacggggaccggaattcccatgggcgtacaagtacaccctgtgtccttaatgggttaaagacaCTGACAATTTCCACTTCTGGGTTTACCTTCTCACATACCAATTATTTGGGTTAATAGATACATGGAGGTCAATCTGTGGCAGCAGCATGTGTATGCAAAGATTCATGCAGTTCAGTGCTCAGGACATGACCAATTAATGTTTATTTGTATTACAAAGTCATTCACATAAATAAAGACATTACTAAAACTACTGCTGGGATGGCCTCCTGTCCTTCACCCAACGACTGAGCCAAAGTTACAGCGTCATGAAAATTACCCCTGGCCACCCGCAAGATGCTGCGTTGATGCTTTTGCACATAGGCTGGTAAGCTGTCCCTGAGGAGACAAAAGGTGATTGGTGCTACACAGGTACTTCAAGAGTCTCTACAGAGCCCATCACTTTAGTTAAagaggaactccagtggaaataaaatgtttaagTCACTTGGCTCCAgaatattaaacagatttgtagattacttgcatttaaaaatatcaaccccttttatacttagctgctgtatactacaaagaaatttgtgaagttcttcccagtctgaccacagttatctctgctgacgcctctgtccgtgtcaggaactgtccagaagagaagaggtggggattttcttctgctctggacacctcttgaaacagacagaggtgtcagcagagagcaccgttaaacagaaaataaattcacaaatttctctatagtatacagcagctgataagtactggaaggcttcagatttttttttaaataaaagcaatttacaaatctgtttaaccagcgTTCCCCTTTAAGAGTGATAGAAATTTGCATGGATCACGTTCCAACTCTAACAAATCTGACAGTCAGTTAAACACTCGTCTTAAGAGTaccgtcaccaaactaaacttagtATATTGTCCCTTATgtaataagacactttgctatttacttgctgttaaaattctcaacctttgttttttatgtgattgacctgtgcagggaacagagccacctagtggctgttttttcagcctggcaggagaccaaactcaggaagtgtgtgcagggcatggtgaggcacggCTCTCACAGACTTAAGCGATAACACGCCTTTTTTAAAGctcatatttttttcttaaagcaAGTATATTGCCAAACAGAGGCATGATCAAGGGATGGCAGGTATCAATTTtatcagtgtcacttgcactacAAGACTATAGCTAGGTTAGAGGGTACCATTAACAGATTCACTTTTAACACATCTTCACTAATCGCATCTCACAGCTGACAGTTGTGGTTTTTTTTAGTAGCCTCAGTATGTAAGCAAGAAATTTTCCATTCACCGATCTTCAAAATggtgaaactttttattttatttttataaaagtaCAGCTATATTCAATCCAAACCTTGTCAAGCCAATTCCATGACAGactaaatcctggaataccccattgtGTCAGGCCCTCACTGGATGTTTGTGGTTTTAAAGGAGGTCATCCAAGCTTTTGAAAttgattatatacactatacagtgatccctcaacacacgatggtaatctgttccagacggaccatcgtttgttgaaaccatcccatgttgagggatccgtgcaatgtaaagtataggacagtggtctacaacctgcggacctccatatgttgcaaaactacaacacccaacatgcccggacagccgttggctgtccgggcatgctgggtgttgtagttttgcaacatctagaggtccgcaggttgtagaccactgttagaggaagttgtactcacctgtccctgccgctccggaccatcaccaccgctgcccaggatgtcgctGTGAATTGCtgccgccgcgtccccgacgctctggtaaGGCCTCCGCTTccccgctctccgtcgccgcgtcgctacgcacgccgctcctattggatgacgacgaagagcgccgacgatgcaggggatcccgaagaggacacgctggagccccgaggacaggtgagtgacaatcaccggagctcacggggcacagtaaacggttatccggcggcagctgaagcagtctgccgtttatgcgatggccccgacataaaaaaagcatcgtatgttgatgctgccttcaacatgcgatgtcctcttagaggccatcgcatgttgaaattatcgtatgtcggggccatcgtaggtcgaggggtcactagtCTCCTGGCACCCTTGCTATTCAGTAAAGGAGCTGTGGCACTCTGCAAGGGTCAGTCATTTGTGTTTATATATGCTCATCCTTGCATCCGTGCAAGGCTACCAATATAGTGTGGCAATACAGGTATGGTTGCTGGATTAACAGTGGACAGGCTTTACAAGAGAATCTCAAAACCAAAAGTTTAGAGTCTAAACCTGCTCGTTTCTGAAGGCATAATTTACAATAGCACGAGAGGTTAGTAGAGGTCTAGTAGTCTTTATTAGCGCTAGAGCATAGACAAACTACATGCCTCGATATTCAGACCCACTTACCACAAGCGTGTGTATGTGCTGCACAGTGTCTTGTCTTAGCAGCTCCACATCCAGTGACTCCAGGTCATCATATTCTGATGATAAAGTCTGCAGACATAGGAAAAATAATATCCATAAATATATCCATAAATATATCCATAAATATATCCATAAATATATCCATAAATATATCCATAAATATATCCATAAATATATCCATAAATATATCCATAAATATATCCATAAATATATCCATAAATATATCCATAAATATATCCATAAATATATCCataaatatatctataaatataaaatatattttatgaaAAGGAAGAGCAGCACTACTAGTTCAGTTGCAAAAAGTACAAGGTGCACGCTGGTAGAAAGACCTTGGATTTCTACTTTAGTGAGGACCCCTTACCAAGGTCTTTTTACCAGCGTGCACCTTGTACTTTTTGCAACTGAACTAGTAGTGCTGCTCTTCCTTTTCATaaaatattacacacacacactagattACGAACTATTAAAGAGGTGTGCagaacataatatatatatatacacacacacacacacacacacacacacacacacacacacacacacacacactttagtaCTTCTATGACCCTTGATGGgaaattagttatattcttgttacaTTCCCTTTGATACCTTTTGCGTGGCTAGAACCTGTGCAGAACTCTTTTTCAAAGAAACTGGATAGCAAACAAAaaagggcaggaaagtggcccACCATTCATTCATGTAAATGTTATGGGATGGAACGACGAACAAATTTGTTCTGTTTAAGGGGGGGCAAAGCCTGATAAGGGCCCATTTTGTCATCACTGTTAAGTGGCCCCTACTCTCTGCTTTGTATGCCACTGGCCTTGGATATGTGGTAGTCACTCCTTTACAGCAGCATGCAGGTGCCATGCCATTACCTGCCCATCCAACAATGGTATATGTACAAACGGAAGGCCTTCATGTAATGGAAGGTTGTCACTCAGCGATGAGAAGGCTCTGGTTTTTGAGGACCGAGTGGGAGGGCCTGTGGCATTTCTGTCAAGATAAAAATTCCTTGTCAAGCAATGGGCAGCCAAAGGACACCCATAGTGCTCAGGCATGAGGCTACAGGCACCTTGAGGTTCTGGATGCAGTTCTGCAAGAAGATACTGAGGCCATCTTCTTGGAAGCTTTATTAAGTGGAGTTGCAGATATAGACCTAtgaaaggaaacaaaaaaaaaaaaaaaaaaaaatgtatttaatataaataaatatatatatatctatatatctatctatcatgaaAGTCAGTATATTAGCATACAGGGGCTGCAGGTGTATCAGTTGTACCCAAGGGAATCACAAAAGCCTTTAATGTAATACCCACCAGCATTCGAAATCGTACGTGGAGGGGCCCAGTTAGTTAATGATTTTGCACTGGGGCCTAATAAGCTCAAATAACATTTCTGCTCAATGGGGCTCACTAACTTGCCTATTATgacatctaatttttttttttttgttgatgtGGGAGAAAACCAATGTAAAAGGTCTGATAAAACCGTCTGTGCATCCTAGGTCATCCTACTGATGTTGCTGCATTCAGAGGCTACAGTGCTGAACTGGAGTTACCTGGCTAGAGATGGCGTTTTCTTCCCATCATTTACCAGTGAAACAAGAGATTTACTTTTGGaaacctagaaaatggaaataaaataggTATATTAGCAGGGTAGCAGTTATAGCTTGACTTCTACATCTGAGACCTTGTAGGTCCCAAATGGCAAGTACAGCACTACTATATGCAGTCAGCATGGAGGCACAATGACTCAAATTTCCTAAGCAAtgctataatatataacataatatacatatatatatacacacatatatatatatatatatatatatatatatatatatacacacacacacacatacacatatatacatacacacacacacacacacacacacagaacacTGTAGAGGATCCTTACAAAGGTCTTGTGTAGGTCCTCACTagatatgaggaaaaaaaaaaaaaaaaacaaacacattagatcagaataaataaaatgtgtgttttaataaatgttccatgatgggagtagtagcacctgtGCTAGACAGATCGTCCCAGGtaacactcctgacacccactgtgatcgtcctgtatagtgtatcgctgtgggcggctttctcgcatctagataggatgatagcatcgggtgtcaggagggacaccagctgtgatctgtctttaactgcaggtgctactgctcccaacatggagctgtAGTACCCGCAAAAGAccgatcacagcgagtgtaacttctgacacccgaagcGATCGTcccgtataatgtatagatgtatatattttacacacacacacacacacacacacacacacacaacccccccccccccccgcagagagttgtgattggctggaaccacctggccaatcacagctctctgccggTAATATGAATAATCCGGCTGGAGTatggtgcagagatgcgagcacaggagaaagccgctccatctctgcaatagaaaggacaatcgcatcgggtgtcaggagtgatacctgctgtgatctgtctattagtacaagtactacagctcccatcttgGAACAGTTGTTCCATGCTAGGAGgaggagtagtactacctaaaacattttaatagaagggggggggggggagggagtgaaaaacacacacactctttattaaacacaaattactaattaaaaaaaaaaaaaaaaaaataggtttggAAGAAGAGATGTTGCTGGCTATTCTATACCCTTGCCTGACCTGCTTCCCTGTGTGATATAGATAAACGTTACATAACCAAATGATAATACATTATGAAGGAGTATTATATGTATGCAATAGGGGATACAGCTGGCCTCTGTATCAGTCTGCCCCATGAGCTAAAAAACTGCAGACAGCTGCCCCCAATTCACCacaatctaatcactgactgttcTTTTCCACAGGTTGACAGTCCCGATCATTTAGTTCTGTCCAATAACAgcaaaaattccccccccccccccccaccaccaccaccaaaaaTGCTaggaaaaaactgccacagctttttcctgcatttggcAGTTTTTCCCTTTGTGTGGAAATCGCATTTTTACAACTTTGGCAGCTTCCCTGCAGGCGTTTTTTTCCGTTTGGTACcacatgcagtagggatgtctgaatttgtgttttaaaaacaattttttttttttattaaaaagcagtGAGCAATTTTTGTGAGCAGGGCAGGGAACAGAGATCCCCGGCCAGCCAATATTAACATGCAAAGCAGCCTGTGAAAATCAATAAGATACTGTAATATAGGATTACAGTAAAGTTTAGAATAGACAAATAATATTCTTAGGCcagatatatacagacacacagcaTTCGAGGTGCTATGGGCACAATGGTATTTTGCTGTACGGGTGTATTTTGTATATTTACTAGTGGTACTTTTAGTCACTATACCcccttattaaaacatttttgcaaaataAATCCATCCCAGCAGAACTGTACAACGGGCTGATTCAATCTTCTGCAAACGGCAATGTTAGAGAGAGAGTATGTATAagtgtatgtgtgcgtgtatatatatatatccagcctAAGATTATTATCTATCCTAACCTTTACTGTAATACTATATTACAGTATTCTATTAGTTTTCACAGGCTGCTTTGCATGTTAAAGATTGTTCACtgcttttaattaaaaaaaaaaaaaaaaatgtgttttaatacatttaaaaattgtGTTTCCTACAAATTCAGGCATGGCCAGTGTCCGTTTTACATCATTTACTTAATTTTGTGATACATAAAAGGAAAATTTAAATCCACAAAGCCTTTTTCTTTTCAGCGCAGAGCTGAAATAATCAATAAACAGTAGCTACAAAAGGTCACAGGATAACTATGTGGTAAACCACAAGAGCACAGGCAATTGACCTACTTATTATGCAAATTAGTTGTGGTTAACCACATATTTAACCTGTGATCTTTGCAGCTACCATGGTCTAGTTAATGATTTTCTCTGCTCTGGCAGAATAGAATAAAATGTAGACTCCATTGTTGGGTTTTAaaacaatttttaatttttcatttttaaacataaaattCCCTATAAATGCAGACATCCTTATTGCATCATTCCTGCATTTTTTGTTGtacccaaagaaaaaacacctgCACAGAAACTGCCAAAAAGGgataaaaatgcaatttccactcaaaggtaaaaactaaagaaaacctgccaaaacgcaggaaaaagctgtgtcaGTTTTTCctggtgggaaaaaacctcagtgtAATCCTAGACTTATAGCGATTACACGCCTGAGAATTTTTGCTGTTAGTCCTGATCATTAGTTCTATTCAATGTCAACCTGTGGAAAAGAACGGTCAGTGAACAGAACAACTTCTGACCGCTGCTGATAGAGATTGAAAAATATACATCTCTtccaaacaattattttttttattagtaatttaattgtgtttaataaagtgtgtgtgtttcactcacccccctattaaaattttttaggtagtactactactactcctagcatggaacaactgttccatgatgggagctgtagtac
This window of the Hyla sarda isolate aHylSar1 unplaced genomic scaffold, aHylSar1.hap1 scaffold_2854, whole genome shotgun sequence genome carries:
- the LOC130326630 gene encoding borealin-2-like — protein: KERMKDVKKELEVLTMLPDQILEVELLKMPMSVRQMTVGEYYKLMELNKAESAPVLKADSLDEELREAKVVRKNSKKVKVTTSVEYHETLASKVMSTTQKNRTIQKVSKSKSLVSLVNDGKKTPSLARSISATPLNKASKKMASVSSCRTASRTSRNATGPPTRSSKTRAFSSLSDNLPLHEGLPFVHIPLLDGQTLSSEYDDLESLDVELLRQDTVQHIHTLVGQLTSLCAKASTQHLAGGQG